The genomic DNA CAGCCCGCGCCGCGCGGCCTCGGCGCGCAGGGCGCGGATCCGGCGCTCGGTGTGCGCGAGGCCCGGCAGGCCCGCGATGTGCGCGATACGGCGGTGGCCGCGCGCGTACAACTCGTCGACGACGGAAGCCATCGCGCCCGCGTCGTCGGCCCACACCGTGGACAGACCGGGATGGCGTTCGTCCGGCGCGCCGCCGATCACCACGGCGGGCAGGCCCAGTTCGTCGAGGAGGTCGGGGCGGGGGTCGGCGGTGCGCGGGTCGGCCACCAGGACGCCGTCCACCCGGTGTTCGGCCCACCAGCGCCGGTACACCGCGCACTCGTCGTCGACGTCCTCGGCCATCTGGAAGAGCAGCCCGAGATGGCGCTCGGCCAGTATCTCCTGGATGCCCGAGACGAGTTGGAGGAAGAAGGAGTCCACGCCGAGGGTGTCCGCGGGCCGGGCGAGCACGAAACCGACCGTCGCCGCGCCCTCCCCGGACAGTGCCCGCGCCGCCGTACTGGGCCGCCAGCCCAACTGCTCCGCGACCCGGCGGACCCGGTCGCGGGTGATCTCGGAGACGCCCGGCCGCCCGTTGAGCGCGAAGGAGACCGCGCTCTCGGACACACCGGCGCGCTGCGCGATGTCCTTCATCGTCGGCCGACGCGCGGGCGACCGCTTGCCTGACAAGCCTGCTCTCCATTCCACCGGAGCCGCGCACTAATGCGCTTGAGCCAGCACACCCTAAAGCGCATTAGTGATCCACCGCAAGAATGCGAACACGCCCCTCTGACCAGTGCAGTTGGCCGGATCCGGCCAACTAATGAATTTAGCTGAGCGGAATCCATTGACTCGCCCGCCGGACAGCGTGCAAGGTCTGCCCCGGCACGATCGGCCACCCCCACGGCAAAGGAGCCACCCACCGTGCGCATCTCCCGCAGAGTCTTCGCCGCCGCTGCCGCCGCCGTAGTCCTCATGCCGCTGAGCGCCTGCGGCTCCGGGGGAGACGACGGCGGATCGACCGACGCCTCGGGCAAGGTCGAGGGCGACATCACCTTCCAGACCTGGAACCTCCGCGCCAACTTCAAGTCGTACTTCGAGGGCGTGATCTCCGGCTTCGAGAAGAAGTACCCCGGCACCCATGTGAAGTGGATCGACCAGCCCGCCGAGGGCTACGCCGACAAGATCAGCGCGGACGCCGCCGGCGGCACCCTGCCCGACGTCGTCAACGTCTCCCCGGACCTGGTCGCCCCGCTCGCCAAGGCGGGCCTCGCGCTCGACCTCGACAAGTCGGCCGCGAAGTACAAGAGCGAGTACCTGGCCGGGGCTTGGGCCAGCCACGAGATACCGGGCATGACCGGCACCTACGCCTTCCCCTGGTACCTCAACACCGGCCCGCTCTTCTACAACAAGTCCCTCTTCGAGCAGGCCGGACTCGGCCCCGACCAGCCGCCGAAGACGTACGACGAACTCTTCGCCCAGGCGCTCCAGTTGGCGAAGAAGACCGACGGCAAGGTCGCCACCCTGGCCAACGTCCCCACCGTCGAGGACTTCGGCCGTTACGGCGTCGAGCTCATGAACAAGGCGGGCACCGCCTTCGCCTTCGACGACGCGAAGGGCATCGAACTCCTCACCAAGTACAAGGAGTTGTACGACGCGAAGGCCCTCGACCCGCAGGCGCTCACCGCCACCCCCGAGTCGTCCGGCAAGAAGTTCCTCACCGGGGCGGTCGCGATGAACCCGGGCAGTGCCCTGGACCTCGACAACTTCAAGAAGCAGGCGCCCACCCTGTACAAGAACATCGGCATCACCGACCAGATCACCAGCACCGGGCACGTCAACATGTACGTGATGGGCGTGATGGTCAACTCCAAGACCAAGCACACGCCCGCGTCCGTGGCCTTCGCGCACTACGTCACCGACGCCCAGCAGCAGATGTCGTTCGCGAAGAAGGTCGCCATCTTCCCGAGCACCGCCGGCTCCCTCGACGACCCGTACTTCACCAAGGAGGACGGCACCGACGAGACACGGGTGCGGATCGCCGCCGCCAAGTCCCTGAAAAACG from Streptomyces sp. NBC_01478 includes the following:
- a CDS encoding LacI family DNA-binding transcriptional regulator, whose protein sequence is MKDIAQRAGVSESAVSFALNGRPGVSEITRDRVRRVAEQLGWRPSTAARALSGEGAATVGFVLARPADTLGVDSFFLQLVSGIQEILAERHLGLLFQMAEDVDDECAVYRRWWAEHRVDGVLVADPRTADPRPDLLDELGLPAVVIGGAPDERHPGLSTVWADDAGAMASVVDELYARGHRRIAHIAGLPGLAHTERRIRALRAEAARRGLTEVRSVTTDYSDAAGAAVTRRVLEVAAPPTALIYDNDVMAVAGVAAATELGRSVPADVSVVAWEDSALCRMVRPWLSALSRDSVEFGRTAARELTALLDGGPARTVRVPVPRLIERDSTGPARV
- a CDS encoding ABC transporter substrate-binding protein; this translates as MRISRRVFAAAAAAVVLMPLSACGSGGDDGGSTDASGKVEGDITFQTWNLRANFKSYFEGVISGFEKKYPGTHVKWIDQPAEGYADKISADAAGGTLPDVVNVSPDLVAPLAKAGLALDLDKSAAKYKSEYLAGAWASHEIPGMTGTYAFPWYLNTGPLFYNKSLFEQAGLGPDQPPKTYDELFAQALQLAKKTDGKVATLANVPTVEDFGRYGVELMNKAGTAFAFDDAKGIELLTKYKELYDAKALDPQALTATPESSGKKFLTGAVAMNPGSALDLDNFKKQAPTLYKNIGITDQITSTGHVNMYVMGVMVNSKTKHTPASVAFAHYVTDAQQQMSFAKKVAIFPSTAGSLDDPYFTKEDGTDETRVRIAAAKSLKNAVNYTPVLFSEQMKTALRNEVAKALQGKESPKTALDNAVKACDTLLQQEG